Proteins from a single region of Fusobacterium gonidiaformans ATCC 25563:
- a CDS encoding TetR/AcrR family transcriptional regulator produces the protein MARKVVFDRERIIEKAFKMLKKEGMEAITARKLGDYMNASPAPIYNSFRSMEELKEVLVEKAKALFLDYIQNNRTELPFLNMGLGFCIFAKEESNLFRNIFLNPNIEGNIIEQFREISQQEIIKDSRFDNISEDRRTEIFFDCWTYAQGLASFIALGQIAATEAELIDMLLRGPGYLIHKKLEEYGKQ, from the coding sequence ATGGCTAGAAAAGTTGTTTTTGACAGAGAACGAATTATTGAGAAAGCATTTAAAATGTTGAAAAAAGAAGGAATGGAAGCAATCACTGCCAGAAAATTAGGTGACTATATGAACGCTTCTCCAGCTCCTATTTACAATTCTTTTCGCTCTATGGAGGAATTAAAAGAAGTCTTAGTAGAAAAAGCGAAAGCATTATTCTTAGATTATATTCAAAATAATCGAACAGAATTACCTTTTTTGAATATGGGATTAGGATTTTGTATTTTTGCAAAAGAAGAAAGTAATCTTTTCCGAAATATCTTTTTAAATCCAAATATTGAAGGAAATATTATTGAGCAATTTCGAGAAATATCACAACAGGAAATTATCAAAGACAGTCGTTTTGATAATATCTCGGAAGATAGACGAACAGAGATATTCTTTGATTGTTGGACCTATGCTCAAGGACTAGCAAGTTTTATTGCCTTAGGACAAATTGCTGCAACAGAAGCAGAGTTAATTGATATGTTGTTACGAGGACCTGGATATTTAATTCATAAAAAATTAGAAGAATATGGAAAACAATAA
- a CDS encoding TonB-dependent receptor — translation MRRKKALFLSFLLCNLVAFGEKTIQLPESNIQSDYIEINKMKNTKHIIVIEKKDIQEKGYTNFSSILQDIPSIHVGTTAWGEIDIRGQGEGNAGKNIQVLVDGAPITTLVNHPIQTNYDVVPVENIERIEIIPGGGSIIYGSGTAGGVINITTNLSKLQKVDNHVEVSAGNGGEKYNVSFGYPITKKLNAQISYLRDNQNLYFKNTYRNSDYFTAGIFYQVAQNQSLSLRYSTLSEKGKFVRNINYKKLQEYGKNYKPDPKKITLGLDKDGHKIEGYLDGYSNAKRDFDSINASYRLQFKEGSSYLLDAFYNKGNFSNMATSDQTMYHHTYGFKNKLDIPYAKNTIFEGSSLLLGIDSYQQDASLEYNDYKVKNWKKKIYTTKPLSFHYKKRTNAFYLLNTLKYGNWESSQGIRRDYTYWNFDKIAAKNDGKDISHRHNTNYELSLAYKYRETGRVYARYERGFTSPDGLEITDDFSKGKIHPTQGEDEIYDLYEIGWREYLGFTTINLTAFYNKTDNEMSRNYILSDELGFGRKTINVLKTKRKGLELSLSQKFGKLSLKESYAYLKGKREYNGKEGKFLSPDDYIDWSNTGLKKVPKHSLTLEANYQFTPRISGEIRYKYNGKYSNFSSLDKKEEEGYIKSHSVTDLSLHYHHENGLHLYGGINNLFNEKYFEYAGSRIYTVIPAEERTFFLGAKYKF, via the coding sequence ATGAGAAGAAAAAAAGCATTATTTTTAAGTTTTTTATTATGTAATTTGGTAGCATTCGGAGAAAAAACCATTCAGCTACCCGAAAGTAATATTCAATCTGATTATATCGAAATTAACAAAATGAAAAATACAAAACATATCATTGTGATTGAAAAAAAAGATATTCAAGAAAAAGGGTATACCAATTTTTCTTCCATTCTTCAAGATATCCCAAGTATCCATGTAGGAACAACTGCTTGGGGAGAAATCGATATACGGGGACAAGGGGAAGGAAATGCAGGAAAAAACATACAAGTTTTAGTAGATGGAGCTCCTATTACAACACTAGTAAACCATCCAATACAAACCAATTATGATGTCGTTCCTGTGGAAAATATTGAAAGAATTGAAATCATTCCTGGAGGAGGATCCATTATCTACGGTTCCGGAACAGCCGGAGGAGTTATCAATATTACAACCAATTTAAGCAAACTTCAAAAAGTAGATAACCATGTAGAAGTTTCAGCAGGGAATGGTGGAGAAAAATACAATGTCTCTTTTGGATATCCAATCACAAAGAAACTTAATGCTCAAATTTCTTATTTAAGAGATAATCAAAATTTATATTTTAAAAATACATATCGAAATAGCGATTACTTTACAGCAGGAATTTTTTACCAAGTAGCTCAAAACCAATCTCTATCTCTACGATATAGTACCTTATCCGAAAAAGGAAAATTTGTAAGAAACATCAACTATAAAAAATTACAAGAATATGGAAAAAACTATAAACCGGATCCAAAAAAAATTACCTTAGGCTTAGACAAAGATGGGCATAAAATAGAAGGATACCTTGACGGTTATTCCAATGCAAAAAGAGATTTCGACAGCATCAATGCAAGTTATCGATTACAATTCAAAGAAGGAAGCAGCTATTTACTTGATGCCTTTTATAACAAAGGAAACTTTTCCAATATGGCGACTTCCGACCAAACCATGTATCACCACACTTACGGTTTCAAAAACAAATTAGATATTCCTTATGCAAAGAATACTATTTTCGAGGGAAGCAGTTTATTACTGGGTATAGATTCTTATCAACAAGATGCAAGTTTGGAGTATAACGACTATAAAGTAAAAAATTGGAAAAAGAAAATTTATACGACAAAACCTCTTTCTTTTCACTACAAAAAAAGAACCAATGCTTTCTATCTTTTAAATACTTTAAAATATGGAAATTGGGAGTCTTCACAAGGTATTCGTCGAGATTATACTTATTGGAATTTTGATAAAATAGCTGCTAAAAATGATGGAAAGGATATAAGTCATCGGCATAATACCAACTACGAACTTAGCCTTGCTTACAAATACAGAGAGACAGGAAGGGTATATGCTAGATATGAAAGAGGATTCACTTCTCCGGATGGTTTAGAAATTACAGATGATTTTTCTAAAGGAAAAATCCATCCTACCCAAGGAGAAGATGAAATTTATGATTTATACGAAATCGGTTGGAGAGAATATCTAGGATTTACGACAATCAATCTTACTGCTTTTTACAACAAGACGGACAACGAAATGAGTCGAAACTATATTTTAAGTGATGAACTTGGTTTTGGAAGAAAAACAATCAATGTTTTAAAAACAAAGAGAAAAGGATTGGAATTAAGCCTTTCTCAAAAATTTGGAAAACTTAGTCTAAAAGAAAGCTATGCCTATTTAAAAGGAAAAAGAGAGTATAACGGAAAAGAAGGAAAATTCTTATCTCCAGATGATTATATCGATTGGTCCAATACCGGACTAAAAAAAGTTCCGAAACATTCTTTAACCTTAGAAGCAAACTATCAATTTACACCGAGAATTTCAGGAGAAATCCGATACAAATATAATGGAAAATACAGTAATTTTAGTAGCTTAGATAAAAAAGAAGAAGAAGGATATATTAAATCTCATTCTGTTACTGATCTATCTCTTCATTATCATCATGAAAACGGATTACATCTTTACGGTGGAATCAATAATCTATTCAATGAAAAATATTTCGAATATGCCGGTTCTAGAATCTATACTGTTATCCCTGCAGAGGAAAGAACTTTCTTCCTTGGAGCAAAATATAAATTTTAA
- a CDS encoding D-alanyl-D-alanine carboxypeptidase family protein: MKKKWLVAGFLWGISLFLQAGEIREIQTIDQILQEETTPVVEIQKVEIKLPEVKATEKKIEEKKQEIVKETKEAIPKEKKIVQEKVQEVKEVKVPEKKKEKEKPVKVEKIIKEIKEVKEEKKQERDTVLSKEDTYLAGLVADTRGNIYYSKNIDKKLPMASVTKVMTLLVTFDAIRNGEAHFDDKVVITKDVYNKGGSGISMKPGEKFTLLDLIRATAIYSANNAAYAVAKHIGKGSIPNFIKKMNKKAREVGVSKEISYYSPAGLPTRYTKEPMDIGTARGIYKLSLEAIKYPEYMEIAGIKQMKIHNGRISIRNRNHLIGEEGIYGIKTGYHKEAKYNITVASKDGQREFIVVILGGNSYKDRDNAVLHLLDKVKRELR, translated from the coding sequence ATGAAAAAAAAGTGGTTAGTGGCAGGTTTTTTATGGGGAATCTCTTTATTTCTTCAAGCAGGAGAAATAAGGGAAATACAAACAATTGATCAAATATTACAGGAGGAGACAACTCCTGTAGTGGAAATACAGAAAGTAGAAATAAAGCTTCCGGAAGTGAAAGCTACTGAGAAAAAAATAGAAGAAAAAAAACAAGAAATTGTCAAAGAAACAAAAGAAGCCATTCCGAAAGAAAAGAAAATTGTTCAGGAAAAAGTGCAAGAAGTAAAAGAAGTAAAAGTTCCTGAAAAGAAAAAAGAAAAAGAAAAGCCGGTGAAAGTAGAAAAAATTATAAAAGAAATAAAGGAAGTAAAAGAAGAGAAAAAACAAGAAAGAGATACGGTTCTTTCTAAAGAAGACACTTATTTAGCCGGTTTGGTGGCTGATACAAGAGGAAATATTTATTATAGCAAAAATATTGATAAAAAATTACCTATGGCTTCTGTTACGAAAGTCATGACTCTTTTAGTTACTTTCGATGCAATTCGAAATGGAGAAGCTCATTTTGATGATAAAGTAGTGATTACAAAAGATGTATACAACAAAGGTGGAAGTGGAATTTCTATGAAACCTGGTGAAAAATTTACTTTATTGGATTTGATTCGTGCAACGGCAATCTATTCTGCGAATAATGCTGCTTATGCAGTTGCGAAACATATAGGAAAAGGAAGTATTCCTAATTTTATTAAAAAAATGAATAAAAAAGCAAGAGAAGTAGGCGTTTCAAAAGAAATCTCATATTATAGTCCGGCTGGTTTACCAACTCGATATACAAAGGAACCTATGGATATTGGGACAGCAAGAGGAATTTATAAATTGTCATTAGAGGCAATTAAATATCCTGAATACATGGAAATTGCAGGGATTAAGCAGATGAAAATTCATAATGGACGTATTAGTATTCGGAATCGGAATCATTTAATTGGAGAAGAAGGAATTTATGGAATTAAGACAGGTTACCATAAAGAAGCAAAATACAATATTACTGTGGCTAGTAAAGATGGACAGAGAGAGTTTATTGTCGTTATCTTAGGAGGGAATAGTTATAAGGATAGAGATAATGCAGTATTGCATCTCTTAGATAAGGTAAAGAGAGAATTACGTTAA
- a CDS encoding cyclically-permuted mutarotase family protein, with translation MKKLFSILFLTCSCLSLAEHRISWEAVGELPAQKSYEKNIGTAGLLQGMIDDYVVVGGGANFPIKPLTEGGAKVTHKDIYLLKENKKGLEVLEQMQLDTPIGYGASVSTGKEIYYLGGSPEAAHNKDVLKVSVENGKMKVEKVADLMLGFENGVATYQNGKIYYGVGKIENEEGKLKNSNRFFVLDLQTGENKELATFPGEARQQTVGQVLNGKFYVFSGGSSVSYIDGYAYDFEKNVWEKAADVVVDGERILLLGANSVKVSENEMIVIGGFNYYLWNEANDKLSNLKDKELADYKAQYFGKEPFRYEWNRKVLVFNAKENTWRSIGEVPFDAPCGAALLKHGKMMYSINGEIKPGVRTPRIFRGEFR, from the coding sequence ATGAAAAAATTATTCAGCATTTTATTTTTAACTTGTAGTTGTTTAAGTTTGGCGGAACATCGAATTAGCTGGGAAGCAGTTGGAGAATTACCTGCTCAAAAATCCTATGAAAAAAATATAGGAACAGCCGGATTGTTGCAAGGAATGATTGATGATTATGTCGTTGTAGGAGGGGGAGCAAATTTTCCGATAAAACCTTTAACTGAAGGGGGAGCGAAAGTAACTCACAAAGATATTTATTTATTAAAAGAAAATAAAAAAGGTTTAGAAGTGTTAGAACAAATGCAATTGGATACTCCGATTGGATATGGAGCGAGTGTTAGTACCGGAAAAGAAATTTATTATTTGGGAGGAAGTCCGGAAGCTGCTCATAACAAAGATGTTTTAAAAGTCAGTGTGGAAAATGGAAAAATGAAAGTGGAAAAAGTAGCAGATTTAATGCTTGGTTTTGAAAATGGAGTGGCTACTTATCAAAATGGTAAAATTTATTACGGAGTTGGAAAGATAGAAAATGAAGAAGGAAAATTAAAGAATAGTAACCGTTTCTTTGTGTTAGATTTACAAACAGGTGAGAATAAAGAATTGGCAACTTTCCCGGGAGAAGCAAGACAACAAACAGTAGGACAAGTCCTAAATGGAAAGTTTTATGTGTTTAGTGGAGGAAGTTCTGTTTCTTATATCGATGGATATGCTTATGATTTTGAAAAAAATGTTTGGGAGAAAGCAGCTGATGTTGTAGTCGATGGAGAAAGAATTTTATTATTAGGAGCGAATTCAGTCAAAGTATCAGAAAATGAAATGATTGTGATCGGAGGATTCAACTACTATCTATGGAACGAAGCGAATGACAAGTTAAGTAATTTAAAAGATAAGGAATTGGCAGATTACAAAGCTCAATACTTTGGAAAAGAACCATTCCGATATGAATGGAATCGTAAAGTACTAGTATTCAATGCAAAAGAAAATACTTGGAGAAGTATTGGGGAAGTTCCATTTGATGCACCATGTGGAGCAGCTTTATTAAAGCATGGAAAAATGATGTACTCTATCAATGGAGAAATTAAACCGGGTGTGAGAACACCAAGAATTTTTAGAGGAGAGTTCCGTTAG
- the nth gene encoding endonuclease III, whose amino-acid sequence MDKKQRVREVLKRLEEKFGKPKCALDFKSPFELLVAVILSAQCTDVRVNIVTKQMFPHVNTPEQFAKMEVEEIEEWIRSTGFYHNKAKNIKKCSQQLLELYHGEVPQDMEQLVNLAGVGRKTANVVRGEIWGLADGITVDTHVRRLSNLIGFVKEEDPIRIERELMKIVPKKSWIDFSHYLILQGRDTCIARRPRCNQCEISEFCKGKKIIDK is encoded by the coding sequence ATGGATAAAAAGCAAAGGGTGAGAGAAGTGCTAAAACGCTTGGAGGAAAAATTTGGGAAACCCAAGTGTGCTTTAGACTTTAAAAGTCCTTTTGAATTATTGGTAGCGGTTATTTTATCAGCACAGTGCACAGATGTTCGAGTGAATATTGTAACGAAACAAATGTTTCCTCATGTGAATACTCCGGAACAATTTGCAAAGATGGAAGTAGAGGAAATAGAAGAGTGGATTCGGAGTACCGGCTTCTATCATAATAAGGCGAAAAATATTAAAAAGTGCAGTCAGCAATTATTAGAGCTTTATCATGGAGAAGTTCCACAAGATATGGAGCAGTTGGTAAATCTTGCCGGGGTAGGACGAAAAACAGCGAATGTCGTTCGTGGAGAAATTTGGGGCTTGGCGGACGGAATTACAGTGGATACTCATGTAAGGCGTTTAAGTAATTTGATTGGCTTTGTCAAAGAAGAAGACCCTATTAGAATAGAAAGAGAACTGATGAAAATTGTTCCTAAAAAATCTTGGATTGATTTTTCTCATTATTTAATTTTACAAGGAAGAGACACTTGCATTGCAAGAAGACCTCGTTGTAATCAATGTGAAATTTCTGAGTTTTGTAAAGGTAAAAAAATAATTGACAAATAA
- a CDS encoding GNAT family N-acetyltransferase: MNIKLRKMEERDIPTIYQYIHKKYVKKYYEKEEEKQWQAHRNWYCFVLNSNSYFFYIIEREQEFIGTVRYELEEEKAIVSIYIREEYRNQGYAKLALLESISCLLKEVEVEGIFAHILQENECSQQVFLHCGFQKYKKEVYWKEIKVREDRNG; encoded by the coding sequence TTGAACATTAAACTTCGGAAAATGGAAGAAAGAGATATTCCTACCATCTACCAATATATTCATAAAAAATATGTGAAAAAATATTATGAAAAAGAGGAAGAAAAACAATGGCAGGCTCATCGGAATTGGTATTGTTTTGTCCTAAACTCAAATTCTTACTTTTTTTATATCATTGAGAGGGAGCAAGAATTTATAGGAACTGTTCGATATGAGTTAGAAGAAGAGAAAGCGATTGTCAGTATCTATATTCGAGAAGAGTATCGAAATCAAGGCTATGCGAAATTAGCTCTTCTGGAAAGCATTTCTTGTTTATTAAAAGAGGTAGAAGTGGAAGGAATTTTTGCTCATATTTTACAAGAAAATGAATGTTCTCAACAAGTATTTTTACATTGTGGATTTCAAAAATATAAGAAAGAAGTGTATTGGAAAGAAATAAAAGTAAGAGAGGATAGAAATGGATAA
- the nifU gene encoding Fe-S cluster assembly scaffold protein NifU, which yields MQYTEKVMNHFMNPHNVGVIENPDGYGKVGNPSCGDIMEIFLKIDNDIITDVKFRTFGCASAIASSSVSTDLVLGKTVEEALQITNKKVVEALGGLPAVKMHCSVLAEEAIKLAIEDYMAKKENK from the coding sequence ATGCAATATACAGAAAAAGTAATGAATCATTTTATGAATCCACATAACGTGGGAGTGATTGAAAATCCGGACGGATATGGAAAAGTAGGAAACCCATCTTGTGGGGATATTATGGAAATTTTCTTAAAGATTGATAACGATATTATTACAGATGTAAAATTTAGAACTTTTGGATGTGCTTCTGCCATTGCAAGTTCTTCTGTATCAACAGACTTAGTATTAGGAAAGACAGTAGAAGAAGCTTTACAAATTACAAATAAAAAAGTAGTAGAAGCTTTGGGTGGATTACCGGCTGTAAAAATGCACTGTTCAGTATTAGCAGAAGAAGCAATCAAATTAGCAATTGAAGACTATATGGCAAAAAAAGAAAATAAATAA
- the tyrS gene encoding tyrosine--tRNA ligase codes for MENVFHVLQERGYLKQFTHEEEIKALLEKEKVTFYIGFDPTADSLHVGHFIAMMFMAHMQKYGHRPIALIGGGTGMIGDPSGRTDMRTMMTRETVQHNIDCIKKQMEKFIDFSDGKAILANNADWLWDLNYIEFIRDIGSHFSVNRMLAAECFKSRMENGLSFLEFNYMLMQGYDFLVLNKKYGCVLELGGDDQWSNMIAGVELIRKKEQKSAFAMTCTLLTNKEGKKMGKTAKGALWLDPEKTSPYEFYQYWRNVDDADVEKCLSLLTFVPMEEVRRLVSFQDERINEAKKVLAFEITKMIHGEEEALKSQKAAEALFSGGADLTTVPKLEVSIGEELLNVLVENKVLKTKSEGRRLMQQGAMTLENEKMSDPAYVITGDSFSGDALLKLGKKKFYQLVRK; via the coding sequence ATGGAAAATGTATTTCACGTTTTACAAGAACGAGGATATTTAAAACAATTTACTCATGAGGAAGAAATCAAAGCCTTATTAGAAAAGGAAAAGGTAACTTTCTATATTGGTTTTGACCCTACTGCAGATAGTTTACATGTGGGACATTTTATTGCAATGATGTTCATGGCTCATATGCAAAAATACGGACATAGACCGATTGCTTTGATTGGTGGGGGAACTGGCATGATTGGAGATCCTAGTGGAAGAACTGACATGAGAACGATGATGACTCGAGAAACGGTACAACATAATATTGATTGTATCAAAAAACAAATGGAAAAGTTTATTGATTTTTCAGATGGAAAAGCAATTTTAGCAAATAATGCGGATTGGTTGTGGGATTTAAATTACATTGAATTTATTCGAGATATCGGATCTCATTTTTCTGTCAATCGAATGTTGGCGGCGGAATGTTTTAAAAGTAGAATGGAAAATGGATTATCTTTCTTGGAATTTAACTATATGTTAATGCAAGGATATGACTTTTTAGTATTGAATAAAAAATATGGTTGTGTATTGGAATTGGGTGGAGATGACCAATGGTCGAATATGATTGCCGGGGTAGAGTTGATTCGTAAAAAAGAACAAAAATCTGCTTTTGCAATGACTTGTACCTTACTTACCAACAAAGAAGGAAAGAAAATGGGAAAAACGGCAAAGGGAGCGTTGTGGTTAGATCCTGAAAAAACAAGTCCGTATGAATTTTATCAATATTGGAGAAATGTAGATGATGCCGATGTTGAAAAATGTTTGTCTCTACTTACTTTTGTTCCTATGGAAGAAGTGAGACGTTTGGTATCTTTCCAAGATGAAAGAATTAATGAAGCGAAGAAAGTATTAGCTTTTGAAATTACAAAGATGATTCATGGAGAAGAGGAAGCTTTGAAATCTCAAAAAGCAGCGGAAGCATTATTCTCCGGAGGAGCTGATTTAACAACTGTTCCTAAATTAGAAGTTTCTATTGGGGAAGAATTACTAAATGTTTTGGTAGAAAATAAAGTGTTAAAAACAAAGAGCGAAGGAAGACGTTTGATGCAACAAGGGGCTATGACTTTGGAAAATGAAAAGATGTCAGATCCTGCCTATGTAATTACAGGAGATAGCTTTTCCGGAGACGCTTTATTGAAATTAGGAAAGAAAAAATTCTACCAATTAGTTCGTAAATAA
- the nifS gene encoding cysteine desulfurase NifS has product MKVYLDNNATTKVDPAVFEAMVPYLTEYYGNSSSLHLFATETSQALNEARNTIARILKAKTSEIIFTASGSEADNLAIRGVAKAYKHRGKHIITSTIEHPAVKNTYLDLAEEGFEITMVPVDENGVLKLEELKKAIREDTILISVMHANNEVGAFQPVEEIAKIAKEHRILFHVDAVQTMGKLTIHPEEMGIDLLSFSGHKFHAPKGIAALYIRNGVRFGKVLTGGSQENKRRPGTSNVAFAVGMAKALDMAVSNMEEEWKREEGLRNYFEEELLKRIPEIVVNAKSVKRLPGTSSITFKYLEGESILLTLSSKGIAVSSGSACSSDSLQPSHVLLAMSIPAECAHGTIRFSLGKYNTKEEIDYTIEAVVETVTRLRSISPLWNAFQNNK; this is encoded by the coding sequence ATGAAAGTATATTTAGACAATAATGCAACAACAAAAGTAGACCCGGCTGTTTTTGAAGCTATGGTACCTTATTTAACAGAGTATTATGGAAATTCATCAAGTTTACATTTGTTTGCAACAGAAACAAGTCAGGCATTAAATGAAGCAAGAAATACCATTGCTAGAATTTTAAAGGCAAAAACATCAGAGATTATCTTCACCGCTTCCGGAAGTGAAGCAGATAATTTAGCAATTCGAGGGGTTGCCAAAGCATATAAACATAGAGGAAAACACATCATCACATCTACGATTGAGCATCCGGCTGTAAAAAATACATACTTAGATTTGGCAGAAGAAGGCTTTGAAATTACGATGGTTCCTGTGGATGAAAACGGTGTATTAAAATTGGAAGAATTAAAAAAAGCAATTCGAGAGGACACTATTTTAATCAGTGTTATGCATGCAAATAATGAGGTAGGAGCATTTCAACCGGTGGAAGAAATTGCTAAAATAGCAAAAGAACATAGAATTTTATTCCATGTGGATGCAGTGCAAACTATGGGAAAATTAACAATTCATCCCGAAGAAATGGGAATTGATTTATTATCTTTCTCCGGTCATAAGTTTCATGCTCCAAAGGGGATTGCAGCCTTATACATTCGAAATGGAGTTCGTTTTGGAAAAGTATTGACAGGAGGAAGTCAAGAAAATAAACGAAGACCGGGAACAAGTAATGTGGCTTTTGCAGTAGGAATGGCAAAAGCATTGGATATGGCAGTTTCTAATATGGAAGAAGAATGGAAACGAGAAGAAGGTTTAAGAAATTACTTTGAAGAAGAATTATTAAAGAGAATTCCTGAAATCGTTGTGAATGCAAAATCTGTAAAACGATTACCAGGGACTTCTAGTATCACATTTAAATACTTGGAAGGAGAATCTATTTTATTAACCTTAAGTAGCAAAGGAATTGCAGTAAGTTCCGGTTCTGCTTGTTCTTCAGATAGTTTACAACCATCCCATGTATTGTTAGCAATGAGTATTCCGGCAGAATGTGCTCATGGAACGATCCGTTTTTCCTTAGGAAAATACAATACAAAAGAAGAAATAGATTATACAATAGAAGCAGTTGTAGAAACAGTAACAAGATTACGAAGCATTTCTCCATTATGGAATGCTTTTCAAAATAATAAATAG
- a CDS encoding LacI family DNA-binding transcriptional regulator, with translation MMTQKKIAEMLGISRTTVARALQENSSIKEETRQRVLQLVRETQYEKNYLGSSLAGRKKIVHAFVVKSKNEFYTNEIQRGMQKIQKKYAKYRLEIRVHLHDINQPQEQVAMLENILSQQEQMDGLLIVPLEKNKIYSLLKPYLTKIPVISLTMQLHSDIPHVGTDYHRQGRIVANILSYCLREGESLVILDNGDDKLSTQDYLNGFLERISEEKLDILGPYRCHGIQESVDLLKDLSSKKKIRAVFSNRYAQNIIRELPDSWFLEKNIVVNGMSEGIQQLLLEKKVIATVTEEVYEEAAFAGKLLFQILYQNKKVQKMWSKTNSKIIYLENLEKK, from the coding sequence ATGATGACACAAAAAAAAATAGCAGAGATGCTAGGAATTAGTCGGACGACAGTTGCTAGAGCTTTGCAAGAGAACTCATCGATTAAAGAAGAAACCAGGCAAAGAGTTTTGCAGTTGGTAAGAGAAACACAATATGAAAAGAACTATTTAGGGAGTTCCTTAGCAGGAAGAAAAAAAATAGTTCATGCCTTTGTTGTAAAATCAAAGAATGAATTTTATACAAATGAAATTCAACGAGGAATGCAAAAAATTCAAAAAAAATATGCGAAGTATCGTTTAGAAATTCGAGTGCATCTCCACGATATAAATCAACCTCAGGAACAAGTTGCAATGTTAGAGAATATCCTTTCTCAACAAGAACAAATGGATGGACTTTTAATAGTTCCTCTTGAAAAAAACAAAATCTATAGTTTATTGAAACCCTATTTAACAAAAATCCCTGTGATTTCTTTAACAATGCAACTTCATTCCGATATTCCTCATGTGGGGACCGATTATCACAGACAGGGTAGAATTGTAGCGAATATTCTAAGCTATTGCTTAAGAGAAGGGGAAAGTTTAGTAATATTAGACAACGGAGATGATAAATTATCGACTCAGGATTATTTAAATGGTTTTTTGGAAAGAATATCAGAAGAAAAATTAGATATTTTAGGACCGTACCGATGTCATGGAATTCAAGAAAGTGTGGACTTATTAAAAGACTTATCTTCTAAAAAGAAAATTAGAGCTGTTTTTAGCAATCGTTATGCACAAAATATAATAAGAGAGCTTCCTGATTCTTGGTTTTTAGAGAAGAATATTGTAGTCAATGGAATGAGTGAAGGAATTCAACAACTGTTATTAGAAAAAAAAGTGATTGCTACGGTAACGGAAGAAGTATATGAAGAGGCAGCTTTTGCCGGAAAGTTATTATTTCAAATTTTGTATCAAAATAAAAAAGTTCAAAAAATGTGGAGTAAAACAAACTCCAAAATAATATATTTAGAAAATTTAGAAAAAAAGTAG
- a CDS encoding acyl-CoA thioesterase: MFQYTYQIQKEDINHGNHVGNERALVFFKKAREAWLAEKNYSELSIGEGCGIIQKSAGIEYRKQIFLQDTIDVNIIKIEVEKLFFTFFYQIYNQKGELCVEGNTKMLAYDYKNQKVRKIPNHFLKRIEEYGMES; encoded by the coding sequence ATGTTTCAGTATACTTATCAAATACAAAAAGAAGATATAAATCATGGAAATCATGTTGGAAATGAAAGAGCTTTAGTCTTTTTTAAAAAAGCAAGAGAAGCATGGTTAGCAGAAAAAAATTATTCAGAATTATCCATTGGTGAGGGATGTGGAATCATACAGAAAAGTGCCGGCATTGAATATAGAAAACAAATTTTTTTACAAGATACTATTGATGTGAATATTATAAAAATAGAAGTGGAGAAACTCTTTTTTACCTTTTTTTATCAAATTTATAATCAAAAAGGAGAACTTTGTGTAGAAGGAAATACGAAGATGTTAGCCTATGATTATAAAAATCAAAAAGTAAGAAAAATTCCAAATCATTTTTTAAAAAGAATAGAGGAATATGGAATGGAGTCCTAG